AACTCTACATGCCAGTGTAGAGGATAATGGGAAAGTAATTGGTGACACACTGTATAATTGAAGGCATGAAGATTGAAAGCAGAAGTGGAAAATGACTTATGTTCAAAGAAGTGtgtaaaataggaaaaaaaggaaaatctagACAATTTGAAATATGTAGCACTTAGTGACAAAACAGAAAGCTGGATCGTGATAAAGACAGAACAAGCAAGGGGAAAGGAGATATGCAGTGAAGGTAGATGTCAGAGGGTGGGATACATCCATTAGCCTTCCTTGCTCCCGGCTCAATCTTGCGATACATACCCCCATTCAAGCTATGAGAGTGAAAGAGACGGGGCTGGCACTAAGCCAGACTGGCACCAACTTCAAACATACACTACGCCCAACCTTAGCGGCTTACATCAGTGCAACTAAAAGGAGAAGTAGAGGAGGACAgatggattgatggaaatgaaagTGGGAGGATTGACGTACATAAGGCAAGTGTATAAAGGCTGAGTCTTAGGTTGTTTCAGGTTGGCTCAGGCTGCCAGGGTCTTGCTTTGTGCCAGCTGTAGCTGTCCTTTGAGCATGTTTGAGCTTTTCAGTGGGCTCTCAGTTTTCTGACTTTGGTCAACATTGATTGCACATGGAAATGAGAATCTACTTCTgcgtgttttgtatttttaataatgGACATGGAAGCAACATGATAATTTAGCCCAATTTTCTGTGACTCAGCATGTATAGACTGATTCATTGCTGATTTTTTACgtttgatgttaaaaaaaattatttttctcccatggaatttttaaaaaatctaaatcttgccaaaatttcactcatttaaagtgtttatttCAGGGAAGCAGCTTCTATACAAACCATAAAAAGTGTGACTTGTATTATAGTTTTATTTGATGTCTCTCACACATCAATctcttttgtttctctgcagaaCTCTATTCGACACAACTTATCTCTTCACACACGCTTTATCCGGGTGCAGAATGAGGGGACTGGAAAGAGTTCGTGGTGGATGCTGAACCCTGATGGAGGGAAGATGGGCAAGGCCCCCCGACGACGAGCAGTCTCCATGGACAACAGCACCAAATACCTAAAAAGCAAAGGCCGCATTAGAGGCAAGAGGGTTGGTCGTCCTGGGATTGGAGCGGGGTCTGCTGTGGTGGGGCTTCAGAGTTCCCCAGACCATGGCAGTCCACCACGCAAAGGCCTCCCACAAGTGGGAGGTGCAACTGGAACAGATGGAGAATTTGATGCTTGGACAGACCTCCATTCCAGGGCTAGTTCGTCAGCCTCCACCCTGAGTGGGCGTCTGTCACCCATCCTTGCTGAGgaagaaccagaggaaccagaGGAGGGTGGTCTGTCCTGCTCCACCTCCCCTCACCTGTACCCCTCACCAACTAGTGCCCGCTCTCCATCCATGGGGGCTGGGAATCACTGTCCTCCCCTTGAGCAGCTGCCTCAGCTGGCGAGCCTGACAGGTGCCATCAGTCTAGATGAGCAGATGATTGAGGATGGTTACCATCATCATcgtccacagcagcagcaacaccagCAGCATCCTTCTGTTGGCAGACATAAGCACCAAACCCCTGTCTATCACTACAGCTCTGGAGTGAAAGGGCAGAGCTCCTATGGTGCAGGCGTCTATGGGACGACAGGCATTGGGATGCTGCGCCATCATTCACCCATGCAGACCATTCAGGAGAACAAGCCAGCCAGTTTCTCTGGAACCATGCGGGCATACTCCAGCACCAATGCTCTGCAGAGTCTTCTAACAGGGGGTCCAGCTGGGCAGCAATACTGTTCTAAGGACATGATACTAGGACAGGAAAGGGAAAGCCATTCTATGATGGGCCAAGCTACTAATGGTGTAGGATCCAGTCATCACAGCCACCACCCTGGGCACCACAATGGCCACAGTCACAATGGATCTCATAGTCACAGCTCAGCTCATAGCCATAACAGAACTCACAGCCATACTTCTAGTCATAACCACAGCAATGTaaccaaccacaaccacaactcACCTCACAGCCTCGCTCACAATGGTCACAGCCTCAACCAGAGCCATAGCCATACACCACCCAGGGCTGCAGCCCTGGCTCCACGTGGCAGCAGCAATCAGTTGCAGACCTACAACCACAAAGCTCCCTATTTGTACAGTCCTCCATCACATGCCCACCTTCCCGCTTCTACCACTCTCCCCCCAAACCCTGCAGGCATGCTTGGCATGCCACAAGACTCCTGTCATGTTGCCACCGCTCCACACCCACGTCACAACCATTACCCAGATCTACAACACTTAGGCATGACAAATGGATCATACCACCATGGCCAGGGAATGGGCAATGGTAGCAGTGGTAGCAACTTCCATGGCTATCACCAACCTCACACTCATGAGAGACTACCAGCTGACCTAGACATTGACATGTTCCATGGTAGCTTGGACTGTGATGTGGAGTCCATCCTACTTCATGACATTATGGACTCTGGAGAGGAAATGGACTTCAACTTTGACTGCTCCCTAGCCCAGGGGGTGGGGATCGGCATGGGAATGGGCATGGGTGTGACCATGGGCATGGGGATGGGAATGAGCGGATTGGCTTGTCCTCAGCAAGCCCACAGCAACCAGAGTTGGGTGCCTGGCTGAGGTCAAGGACAGCACATCCTACCCTCAGAAAGAACTACACTACCCATGAAGCACTGTGCTCAACTGTGACATTCCTGACTTGACACAAAGACTATAGGACCAACACTCccatgtctctttgttgtcttgACAATTCCTCTGTCACCCCTCTTCTTTTGATCTCCCTCTCCCTGAGAGATCTAGTTCATGTCACAATAAGTTTTTCCTCATATCATCTATACTGTGATGACAATCTCTCAACTGTGCTTGCCCAACATCGCTTCTCATCTACCATGAGAACTGAACTCTGAATGCACTTTATTGCAAGTGGGTCACATCTCGCGGTGCAATGCCTTCACAGAGCAGCTCAGGCAGAGCTTGGCATGTTTTATAAGAtggctgcagcatttgacaGGAGCAAATGAGGAAATCACAAACTCTGTtgataaaaatgtcagatttaggcactgaaataaattttgattttttttcttgtttccacAATTTTTTGTTCAACAAATCCATAATTCTAATTGATCATTGGtttttaaaattcagtattCAGCAGAGATCCTTAGACATCACCTATTCTTCAAAGTCTtaccaaattaaaaatctgaattaataCAGTGTTTCTTATTTGACacaatatatttacatattcataAGTTCCAGATAATTATCTTACAACAGCAACCCTGTTATACTTTCACGCATTTAGTCCTTGGTACTTTGAGTTATCTCTTGGatgtaatgttttgttaatGCCCTTTTGCCATTGGTTAGAGAATATTGTCACCGTGTCATTAAAAGAATTCTATCATTAGTGGCTAGCACGCAATTTGGTGAATTAAAATGTCATATCACCTTGTATTACCTggacttctctctctctttttcgcTCTCTCTTTCGCTccctctcttgctctctctgcCTGCCAGTGGAGACAAAGTGACCATTCCTCACACCAGGCTATTAATGTAGCTTGATTGAAATTCAGCATCTTGCTTTTAATCTCCAAAGTGATGCGGCAGCGATGTGTCATTATTGAGAATCTAACGTGTTGTCCTCCCATCTCTCACCCCGGCTGTCCGGGCCACCGCTTGCCTCTCCAACTTAATGCGCCAagaaagtgagacaaaatggtGATTAACGCCAAGTCATTCTGCCTGCCGTGCTACTCTGAGAAGGGGCCAATGTCACTGTCCGCTTGCCTGCTCAAAGAGggtaaaaaaaaggaaaagatggaGACAAGGATAGAACAAAAGCCTGTTGTTGCAGTGGGATCAATCATCAGCCTCAGTTTCCATGCTCtttggatgtgtgtgtctgaaaacAGATAGTGTATCCATATTGTAAATCATTTCcattatctgtattttattcCCTTGTTCCCGTGTTTTCAGTGCTCATACCCAGAGCTTCAAATACTTAAATAGTTGCAAAGGGAGAGATTTAGAGAGAAACAATCAGCCAATCTGAGTGGCATGAGTCTACATCAAACAGGGTTGTAATGCCCCTCAGCCATCCACATccactttttgtgtgtttgttctgttgtcttgtagttgttgttgtattgttgAATTTCTAAAGGCCAATGAGGACAGCACTGAAAAGCTATGGTTTAAGGATGAAATCCATTGGTGAAACGATGTTGGTAGTGCAGTATGACCTTCCTAAGCTCCAATGCTGTACACCCCTCCCACATGTTCTCTGATCAGTTGTTTGTGAGTGCGGGAGTCTGCAGCTTGTTTCTCACTGGCTttgagagacaaaaaagaggACGTACCTATTCTCTAGTTCCTTCAAGGAGACTCTCTGGACTTGGTCTGTATCAAGTACAACACACAAAGGAAAAGCTGGGGGGTAAGGGTGGGGTGGGGGTTATTGTTGCAGCCAAAGGTCCAGCACGGCACAGACTATCAGACCCATTATCGAGGTAAATACCTTTATTTCAGGGCTTTTAGATGCGCTGGTTTTAGTTAATCTCCGTGTGGAAAAAATGGGGAGTTTTATAAGCAACTGGGCCTCACAAAGCAGTTATGTTATAACCTATGCTACAGACGTTTAGCGATGCCCTGCTATTGGAAAGAGAGCTATATATGATGTCTAATTTTcctatatttatttatgaaagAGCTTGGTCTTTGTCACTCTTAAATGTGGTAGTTGTTTGAGTCAACTCCTGtcccttcctctttttttctgttttttaaaatatcactcTCCTTTTGCCCTTTtactgacttttattttgtacaaaatctatatattaaaaatattgtataatagtttttaaaatctcaaaagaatatcagttttgttgtctatttctttttttaagagaaTGTATCTCATCATCTGGTGActgttaaataaatgaagttaaaaGAAGATAATGTCTTGGTTGTCACATTTGTGAATATGACCACGGAAGTAGatgaatcatttttgtttttttgtgtttttttttttttttttttttttttttacaaaaacagaacaaagtgaCCTCTTCCTTACGATTGACAGTCTGAAGTGGATTTTCCTGAGCTTACTTACGCTTGTCAGATGCTATTGCTCTCAAATGCTTGTGTACATAGCTGGCAAGATGAATGTGAGTAAGTTGCTAGttaatttatttcttcattatgtagtttgtttcatttttaatacataACTCACTCCACAAAGCGGTGACAAGCCCTGTTGGAAGTCATGTTTGACCAATTGCTGTGTGGGAGACAGAAGGAGTATAAATGTATGTATGAGAAGGAaacggagaaaaaaaagaagaaacaaaaaacaacagaccgTCACATATGTAGGGGAGTATTGCTTATGCTAGAGAATAACAGAGATGGggtgaatgtgtgcatgtgtgtgtgtgcatgtgtgtgtgtgtgtgtgtgtgtgtgtgtgtgtgtgtgtgtgtgtgtgtgtgtgtgtgtgtgtgtgtgtgtgtgtgtgt
This genomic stretch from Amphiprion ocellaris isolate individual 3 ecotype Okinawa chromosome 9, ASM2253959v1, whole genome shotgun sequence harbors:
- the LOC111563389 gene encoding forkhead box protein O3-like isoform X2, encoding MEEHSVLGWGEPFLGEEEGADPEWKRLSVVLFCCLICFETCLTRGDWLIWKAWLCLNSIRHNLSLHTRFIRVQNEGTGKSSWWMLNPDGGKMGKAPRRRAVSMDNSTKYLKSKGRIRGKRVGRPGIGAGSAVVGLQSSPDHGSPPRKGLPQVGGATGTDGEFDAWTDLHSRASSSASTLSGRLSPILAEEEPEEPEEGGLSCSTSPHLYPSPTSARSPSMGAGNHCPPLEQLPQLASLTGAISLDEQMIEDGYHHHRPQQQQHQQHPSVGRHKHQTPVYHYSSGVKGQSSYGAGVYGTTGIGMLRHHSPMQTIQENKPASFSGTMRAYSSTNALQSLLTGGPAGQQYCSKDMILGQERESHSMMGQATNGVGSSHHSHHPGHHNGHSHNGSHSHSSAHSHNRTHSHTSSHNHSNVTNHNHNSPHSLAHNGHSLNQSHSHTPPRAAALAPRGSSNQLQTYNHKAPYLYSPPSHAHLPASTTLPPNPAGMLGMPQDSCHVATAPHPRHNHYPDLQHLGMTNGSYHHGQGMGNGSSGSNFHGYHQPHTHERLPADLDIDMFHGSLDCDVESILLHDIMDSGEEMDFNFDCSLAQGVGIGMGMGMGVTMGMGMGMSGLACPQQAHSNQSWVPG
- the LOC111563389 gene encoding forkhead box protein O6-like isoform X1, with the translated sequence MLMMEDDELDTHQVDSDFEPQSRPRSCTWPLPCPQDFPGGHEVSGGLPLANIKVEPEDVPACRAGLVGGTPGELKHPAGAPAPTGATHPCLAGAALDVTGPLRKAKSSRRNAWGNQSYADLITRAIESTPEKRLTLSQIYDWMVRYVPYFKDKGDSNSSAGWKNSIRHNLSLHTRFIRVQNEGTGKSSWWMLNPDGGKMGKAPRRRAVSMDNSTKYLKSKGRIRGKRVGRPGIGAGSAVVGLQSSPDHGSPPRKGLPQVGGATGTDGEFDAWTDLHSRASSSASTLSGRLSPILAEEEPEEPEEGGLSCSTSPHLYPSPTSARSPSMGAGNHCPPLEQLPQLASLTGAISLDEQMIEDGYHHHRPQQQQHQQHPSVGRHKHQTPVYHYSSGVKGQSSYGAGVYGTTGIGMLRHHSPMQTIQENKPASFSGTMRAYSSTNALQSLLTGGPAGQQYCSKDMILGQERESHSMMGQATNGVGSSHHSHHPGHHNGHSHNGSHSHSSAHSHNRTHSHTSSHNHSNVTNHNHNSPHSLAHNGHSLNQSHSHTPPRAAALAPRGSSNQLQTYNHKAPYLYSPPSHAHLPASTTLPPNPAGMLGMPQDSCHVATAPHPRHNHYPDLQHLGMTNGSYHHGQGMGNGSSGSNFHGYHQPHTHERLPADLDIDMFHGSLDCDVESILLHDIMDSGEEMDFNFDCSLAQGVGIGMGMGMGVTMGMGMGMSGLACPQQAHSNQSWVPG